The genomic window AGGTCCAGCCCTTTGTGGGGTAAAATCCAGACTCCTTCACAGGACATTTCCGaccccacctctctcctccctttgctCGCTTTTCTCCAGTCACTTTCGATCCTCGGAATCACCAagtcccctcctgcctcccactcTTGCCAGTGAAAGCTGCGGGCCACAGTCTTCTGCTCGCCTCCTGCTCCCTATCAGCTCTCAGCCCAGGCGACACAGCCCACGACAGGCCTCTGCTTCCGCCCCAACCCCATTAGTCCCTCCACTTCAGACCCTAAAGCCCCTCTGCCTGTCTCGTTCGCAGCAGCATCCTCAGCATCACCGGATGAACAATAAGCCAGGAGTCGAATCACAGCCTCAGATCCCTAGAGAACATCAGAGCCCTGGGAAGCTGGTGGGGACTGCAGATCCCGGGACTTCCCCTCAGGACTCAGAGGTTCAGTACAACCGCCacggggcccaggaatctgcatttctaacccgCTTCCCGGGTGAGATGGACGCAGGCAGCTATGGCCCCCATGTGAGGAAGACCGTCCTCCCCGGGGAACCTCCCCACAGCAATCTGCTGCTCCCGGCCTCAGAGTGAAGGGCCACCAGTTAGGGGTGCCGGGAGAGCCCCTCAGCAGTGTCAGAGCTGCCTTGGCTGTCTGAGGGACAACCCGGATGTGATCCATGCACTCAGGGCTGACGTGTCTTTcccctctgctctttctctccccaagGCCCTCCTCACAATTCCCAGACCTGCCTGGGCCTCGCTGCCAACTCTGCCTTCCCAGGTGTATGACGTGCCTGCCCAGAGCCGGGGACCACCAGCCCTGAAGGTGAGCCTCGACCCTAGCCCTGCTCCGCCCGGAGTGTGGGGTCCTCAGTGTCACACAGATGTAGTGTTTCAGCTTTACCGACAACGGTCTTCAGGAGCTTTGATCCACTCCTGACTCCAAAGGTCACGTCACCACTCAGAAGCCAGCTTTGTCCCAGGGAGCCCAAACCTGCTCAGGAGAACGTTGTGATTACTTgaattctgaatatttaaaaaatggttacttttcatttataatagattttttttttgaggaagattagccctgagctaacatctgccaatcctcctctttttgctgaggaagactggccctgagctaacatccatgcccatcttcctctactttacatgtgggacacctaccacagcatggcttgccaagcagtgccatgtccacacccgggatctgaaccggcgaaccctgggccgctgaagcagaatgtgtgaacttaaccaccatgccaccgagccagcgggccagcccctgtaatagatattttttatctgtacacacaaacacacacatatgtgtatacgtccacatatatgcatttttttaaataatatttttttagtgaggaagattgttgctgagctaacatctgtgccaatcttcctctatttttacatgtgggacaccgccacagcatggctgatgagcagtgtgtaggtccaggatGTGGGcccacaaatcccaggctgccaaagtggagtgcacaaatgcaaccactatgccaccgggccagccctgaaataaaaatatcttgaagGATATCCATCACCGTCTTAACATTATCATTGGTTATCTTAACATTGATTATCTCTGGGGGATgaaattttaaaggttttttttttttttacttatttgtacGTAACTGGTACATCAAATTTGTGAGACCTGCTTCAGGTAATCAGAAAGCAACTTCCCTCGTTTCCTAGCCCAGACAAACTGCGCTCTCCCGCCCCGTCAATGCAGTGAATCACCTGGTGCTTTGGCCACACCTGCTGCCTGGCCCGCCCAGAGACTGACGTCTGAGGTCAGGTGGGCCCCAAGCAGCAGGAGTTTTAAAGCTCCCGGGTGATTCTACAgtgcaggcagggctgggagcctCAGCTCTGGGGTAAGCAGAAACTCGAGCAGGCTCTGTGCCTTCGGGTCACCCACGAGTAATAAGAAGTCACTTTAGCAGACTCAGGggaggaatttatttatttatttatttattttcctttttttttttttattaatgttatgatagattacaaccttgtgagatttcagttgtacatttttgttggtcatgttgtgggtacaccacttccctcAGGGGAGGAATTTAAATACCTATTCCAGCAGCAAACGCTTTCTGTGCTGGGGCCTTCCTGCGAGTGCCgccctgcctccccacctcaCTGCCCGGCAGCTCGTACCCACCGGCTCCTTGATGGGGGCAAACGCCCCTCCTCTGGCTGCTGACCAAGGCTCCTCTGTTAGCCCTGCCAGCGGGTCATCTCCTGCCCCATCCTCCTGAGAGTCTTGCCCTCTCCAGGCTGGCTCTGGCTCCAGCCCTCACATGATCCCCATCTTGTCCCTGAAAACACAGTCTCCCTTTGCCTTGAGGGACTCCAGGCGCACAGGCTGCGCGGGGACgaggagaggagcaggaggcACTCGCCTTGGgcacaaaagttttaaacacacacacttgCCGGACtccacttcttccctccccttcaGCCCGGCCCTGCtggatcctgtctttatttaaaatgtcgACATTTCGTTCATCACGGTTTTTTCACATTGATTGTGATTTCTTAAAATATCGCATTAAGATATTATTTACCTTGATTCCTGAAGTTTTTGGTGCCCACTTCAATGTTGTGCCCCAGGGGGCTGCTTCACTTTTCCTCACACTCTTCCTGCCCTGAGAACAGGCCATGCCAGCCAGCCACCAGCCTGTCCTTTGTCATCAGATTTTCACCCTTAACTTCTCCCACGCCAGAGTTAGCCACCGTGCACTAAGACCCCAAGCTCAGGTGGCACAATTCAAGTCATCGAAGGTCCCACTGGAGCACTTTCCACTTGGCTGGAGGGCAGTGACAAGAGCCCCACCCTCCCCAACCGAGGAGGGGACAGCCGGAAACCCACAGCTCCACCCTCTCCAAAAAAACCCCCTCTGCAAATTCcagctttttctctctttctttataaaaCCTGTTTTGCTGCTCTCTCACCTCGATTAGGAACATAGGACCTATTTTTCACATCCTAATATATCTATTTTCTAATTGCTGTACCAAAAAATGCTAATTAGCGGTACTGGCTCTATGTCTTTTGCTGGTTACTGGCTGTGTATGTGTCATTTGGCTCAGCGTCTAGAAGCtagtaggcactcagtgaatATGGGCAGGATGAATACATGAGTTATAAGCACAGGAAATTTCtagtgagaaaaaagaaacaagaaagacaaaagaCGTGTTCAGTCccaatctcatttattcttctttaattcAATCTTAAGGTTAATTTACAGAAGGAAATGAACTACTCTTCTTAACTCAGGCAACTGCCCTTAATTTTCTCTGTAGTTTGTCCCCACCTCTGGGTGAGAAGTCACCTTTCCACAGCACAGAGTCGATTGTTAAAAATGTACCCCGTGCAGCACGGAAACTTCCACTATAAGAGCATCGTGACTAAAAGCCCCAAAATCTTCTGTGATTTGTgtttctatttgaaaaaaatactagAGTGGGAGAGTTTGTGGTGTGCAGCCATCAGGAAGGGAAAATCCAAGTTGTCCTCCTTTGTGGTCTTTCCCCAGGAGCCAGAGAAACAGCAGGTGTATGACATACCCGCCAGCCCCCAAAAGGCAGTACTCGGTGCCCCAGCCGGCCAACCAGGCGTGAGTATGACGAGGTGCTGAGGTTCGATGCCGTGAAGACCTGAACACCCTCTGGGAAATTCTCTTCACTTGGTCAGAATTAGGAATGCAAACTCCTCATAGCAGAACTTGTTTCATTTGAGACAAAATCCCTAAGTGCCGTGGTGTTTAGGAACAAGACTAGCTAGTGGTTTGGACAGGTCCTTTaacttctccatgcctcagtttcttctcacGGACTCACTGTGAGTATCGCGATTGTTACTGCACGAAGGGCGTGATCTGCTCGCCAcgagacaaaagccaattgtcaagaggcaagatagtggcagagaaagggcattttattttagcttgctaggaagagggaagatggccgactaatgtccaaaagaaccatttTAAGGGGGCACAGAAATTTGAAGCAGTTATaaaggccagtgggttatagaggagagggttaggaatgttgaccctctggtgtgaCAGACTGGGAGTCGCCACGCCAGACCTTccagttttcattgatgatggctgcCAGCATAGACTCTCGGTGTGGGGGTCATCACATTAGgaacacaaaagaatgaagttatcatcttatcgcagctgggaggtacatgcactagcaggggtcataaaatctacagagcaggtggatctcctggaggctgcagatccagctgggttagtcagTCAGAGGTCACTCAAAGTTACAACacggtctcttttctacaatacggcttcccttatgtcaactttGTGTTGAGCCAGTTTCACAATGGTCCCCGCGAAGGACCccgtacagtgcctggcacagagcaagagCTCAGCAGTCCTTAGGTAAATGCTGCTTCTTGTTCTACACCCCGCGACATGTTGTGTTAAAGTCCATTTTCCTGTGTGTAAGGGAGGTGCCATAACTTGAAATCTGTAGTGCATGCTTATCATTGGATTCTGACACATATATACAATAAATACACCTATGTCCAAGGTCATTAGGAAAGATCTTACAAAAGAAGTGGCATTGCAGGAGTGTCCTGAGGGGTGCAGAGGAGTTTGTTAGATGGAAAGGAAAGAGTTGGAAAAGTATTCAGAGCAGAGGGACCAGTTTGGGTAACATTCAATATGGTGGCACGAGTGAGCACTCTGAGCTCAGGGAAAGGTAAACAGCCCAGGTGGCTGGACCTACAAGGAGGGGAGTGACAGGCATGGTGGGGACGCCTGGTGGAAGTGGGAAAAAAGGAGGCTCTAAAGGAGAGTGGAACCGGACCGTGAAGGGCCTTGAGTGATAACAACAATGGGGAACCCCTGAAGAAGCTTGAGCAGGGAAATGAAGATCAGATTTTTAagaagcacagtgcctggccctctCTAGGTCCTCAGTATAATACACATTTGTCATATAAGTTGCTCACACCCTCTTTTTATTGTTACTAAACTGGGCGACTTTGTGTGGCTCTTCACAGGGCCAGAGTGTTCCCCTGACATCAACAATTGCCTTGAGGAGAGGCGGCTACAACACGTTACCGAGCCCTCAGAAATCAGAATGGATTTATGACACTCCAGTGTCTCCAGAAAAAGCCAATATAAGGAATGTATCTCTAACCAGCTTTGTGGAAGAATCGGAGTGCCACGCTCTCCCCAAGTACATGTCCAGTTTTCAAAGTCCTCTGAATAGCAGAGAAAGATCCCTCACTCCACACCTGCATAAAAATGCGCCCATGCAGAAAAAACTCAGCCTTCCAGAAATACCTTCTTATAGCTTTCCAGCCCCACGGGACACATTCCCTTTGGATGAGGCTGTCAGCTATAAGGTTCCTTCAAGCTTTCTGATTCCTCGAGTGGAACAGCAGAATACCAGGCCAAACATTTACGACATCCCTAAAGCCATGCCAAGTGTCCCTCAGGCTGGGAAAGAGCCGAGAAAAGCCGATGGGGCTTCAGAGAATTCCATGGACCATAATTCCTCGTGGTTCTCCAGACGGGCCACATCGCTATCTCCTGAATCAGACAGATTATCCATTTCCAGTTCTGACAGCAGAGCCAGCGTCATTTCTTCATGCTCCTCCACATCCACCGACTCTTCTTCTGGCTCCTTCTCGGAGGAGGCAGTAAAGGAACTCTCCTTGGACCTGGACTTGGCCAAAGAGACAGTAACAGCTCTGCAGCACAAGGTGGCCAGTTCTGTCGCAGGCCTGATGCTCTTCGTAAGTAGGAAGTGGAGGTTCAGAGACTATCTGGAGGCCAACATTGATGCAATCCGCAGGGCTGCCAACCACATAGAAGAATCTTTGAGAGAATTTCTGGATTTTGCCTGCAGAGTCTGTGGAATCGCATGTAACCTCACCGACAGCAACCTTGAGGCCAGAATTAAGGATCAGCTACAGACCATCTCCAACTCCTACCACATCCTGCTTGAAACAAAGGAGAGCCTGGACAGCTGCGACTGGCCCCTGGAAGTCCTTGTGACTGACACAGCCCAAAACAGCCTGGATGACCTTGAGAGATTTGTCATGGTGGCGCGGCTGGTTCCAGAAGACATCAAGAGGTTTGCTTCCATTGTCATTGCCAATGCGAGACTCCTTTTCAAGCAGAATTGTGGAAAGGTAGAGACTGTACAATTGACACCAAATGCAGAATTTAAGCTTGCAAAATGCATCCAGCTGCCCCAAAGGGAAAGAGAATCATACCAAAGGGGTGCTCCTTCTAACGAGGAAAGGGAAAGTGAACGCTCCCCTGaactattaaagaaaaacagGACAAATGTCTGTGAACAGGTGAGTTCAGAGTTCCAAGCGGTATAATAGAAGGGGGGCTTTCAATTTTTATCTGGAGTGGTCTCCGATAACTTTGATGCTGAGAATCTTTCAGTGGTTCTATAAGCTTTTGGGAGACATTGGTTcctttttccagaaaataaaatttgtgaaaGTAAAGCTCTAGATGAAGTCTTATTAAGAAGTAAgataaagggggctggccccgtggccgagtggttgggttcgcgtgctccactgcgggcggcccagtgtttcgttggtttgggtcctgggcacagacatggtgctgctcatcgagccacgctggggcggcgtcccacgtgccacagctggagggacccacaacgaggaatatacaactgtgtgctggggagcttgggagagaaagaggaaaaaaataaaaaataaaatctttaaaaataaaaaaaaaaaaaaaaaaaagaagtaagataaggaccagccccgtggccaagcggttaactTCACGTgctcggcttcagcggcccagggtttcgcaggttcggatcctgggcgcagacatggcacctctcatcaggccatgctgaggcggcgtcccacacagcaaaagtagaaggaccacaactaaaatatacaactaggtacggggggatttgagggagaaaaagcaataaaaagaagaaagcgaagaagaagattggcaacagttgttagctcaggtgccaatctttaagaaagaagtaagataaatattttaatattaaggcAGATAGGGTGTCTTCTGGAAATTCTGAGGTTTCAGGTttaccttcttttttaagatttcttatttttcccttttctcccaaagccccccagtacatagttgtatattttagttgtgggtccttctagttgtggcatgtgggatgccacctcagcatggcctgatgagcggtgccatgtccgcacccggattcaaactggtgaaaccctgggctgccgaagcagagcccgcgaacttaaccactcggccatggggccagccggCCCCCTCAGGTTTACCTTTGATACGAGAATTAGAAAGGATTTTGAAAACCTTTTGAAATCTGTCCTTTGAGCAAATTTTTAAATTCCACCATCAAACTTCCTTGCATCTTTGAAAGTTATAAATTTGGTTATTGTCAGTGTGTTTCTTAGAAACGGAAGAGGAAGTGTAAACAGCCTTCCAAATTGTGTGTCATCTTCACAGCCTCCAGACTCTAGTTCCTCTCAGAAAGACTTTGCCACTTGAGTTCAGACACCATAGAAAGAACTTTTAGTTCAAGGATTGTGAGTCTCAAGGGGTGTAGCGGGTAACATGGCGGCTGGGTTGAGGAGACAATTTGGTGCCTTCAGCCCCAGTCTTGGTATCCTGCTGAAATGCCTAGTGGTGGAAGAGCTTTAAAGCATCCTACAGAAGTTAGAAATttggatatttttcatttcctaatttaaaaatatatatagaatttttttaaaaacaactttgtgTCATTATGTTAGACCATGTTGGTAGGCAAAATTCAACACTTGGGGTACAAAAgtctcctttgttgaaaatagGCCTCAGTAGGCAgaaccatcaacaaaaatataaagaggAGTGCTCAAGTTTTCAAGTGGCCTTAAACAGCTATATGGTAGTATAAAACCCTTTCAAGTGGGTAAATCTGAAgggcttttatttttcagaagttgCCTAAcctagaagagaaggaaaaacccATCTTGGAAGAAAGGCTGGATGAAAACAAAGACTTAGAAACACAGGTAAGCATATGCTCACTCTCCAATACTTCTGATTCATACGTTTCATCCCTAGAGACGTTTCCCCCTGTGAATAATTCAACATTATGGCCATGACCCACACGGGAGGAGATTTGGGTTTTGTgatggtttttcctttttcacagtAGCAGGAACCCTGGAAATGAGCAAGTTCAGTGCAGCCCAGGATGTGGAATGTGGTCCTTTATGCATCATGAGACAGCTGTAGTCGCTCTCTAAGTTTATCCTGGCTGGCACCGACACGGCGTTAAAGAGCACCGACTCACGTTCCTTTTCACCTTCTCCTTTAATGTCTCTGATTACAACAGGAAGACCATCTGAGTTTCGGGCTTGTGTATCTTCAACATCTCTTTGACGCTTgatgttcttccttttttctttttttaaatcaaagatgTTATCATTGTGCTTATTTTTATTGGTTACCTCCTATCGGTGGCAAATGACAGAAGTTTTCCATttaccaattttaaaaatttcccttcaGTTAATATAAGTAAAAACAGTGGATCCacttaaagacaaaaattaagcAAGTTGAAGtcaagaagaagacagaaaggtggggccggccccgtggccgagtggttaagttcatgcgctctgcttcggtggccaggggttttgccggtttggatcctgaacccagacatggcaccactcgtcaggccacattgaggtggtgtcccatatgccacaac from Equus asinus isolate D_3611 breed Donkey chromosome 15, EquAss-T2T_v2, whole genome shotgun sequence includes these protein-coding regions:
- the CASS4 gene encoding cas scaffolding protein family member 4 isoform X1; this translates as MRNLASWPLIRGMSLVSLVGVVPQCLRDESAVHSYAELFKVGTSSYKAEEWGFFSSSVVLHSKCVTISTYRRSETSGFGGVSVAWISRLPTFVLSFYSYRLSRKSACWENRFDNFSCCQLHRIYFLRTSQRHAVTLHNPPLSWRYQPWRSKELFHTANMKGVSITDGAPKTLLAKALYDNQPDCSDELAFCRGDILTILEQNVPESEGWWKCLLHGRQGLAPANRLQILTEAPADRLCPPCLRGLEEALTSSKENYQVPTLLSPPPPGPVYEQMKSWVEGPPPPTIQVYEFPDLPASARIVCEKTLSFPKQALLTIPRPAWASLPTLPSQVYDVPAQSRGPPALKEPEKQQVYDIPASPQKAVLGAPAGQPGGQSVPLTSTIALRRGGYNTLPSPQKSEWIYDTPVSPEKANIRNVSLTSFVEESECHALPKYMSSFQSPLNSRERSLTPHLHKNAPMQKKLSLPEIPSYSFPAPRDTFPLDEAVSYKVPSSFLIPRVEQQNTRPNIYDIPKAMPSVPQAGKEPRKADGASENSMDHNSSWFSRRATSLSPESDRLSISSSDSRASVISSCSSTSTDSSSGSFSEEAVKELSLDLDLAKETVTALQHKVASSVAGLMLFVSRKWRFRDYLEANIDAIRRAANHIEESLREFLDFACRVCGIACNLTDSNLEARIKDQLQTISNSYHILLETKESLDSCDWPLEVLVTDTAQNSLDDLERFVMVARLVPEDIKRFASIVIANARLLFKQNCGKVETVQLTPNAEFKLAKCIQLPQRERESYQRGAPSNEERESERSPELLKKNRTNVCEQKLPNLEEKEKPILEERLDENKDLETQNPSCLVPRSLSQQTPEKKIHLSEHCRLYFGALVKAIGVFTSSLSNSQPPEIFITQSKLIIMVGQKLVDTLCKETHERDVRNEILCGSSHLCSLLKNLALATKHAVLKYPSPAALGQLQAEAEKLEQHTRQFRGTLE
- the CASS4 gene encoding cas scaffolding protein family member 4 isoform X3, yielding MEKSVKTLLAKALYDNQPDCSDELAFCRGDILTILEQNVPESEGWWKCLLHGRQGLAPANRLQILTEAPADRLCPPCLRGLEEALTSSKENYQVPTLLSPPPPGPVYEQMKSWVEGPPPPTIQVYEFPDLPASARIVCEKTLSFPKQALLTIPRPAWASLPTLPSQVYDVPAQSRGPPALKEPEKQQVYDIPASPQKAVLGAPAGQPGGQSVPLTSTIALRRGGYNTLPSPQKSEWIYDTPVSPEKANIRNVSLTSFVEESECHALPKYMSSFQSPLNSRERSLTPHLHKNAPMQKKLSLPEIPSYSFPAPRDTFPLDEAVSYKVPSSFLIPRVEQQNTRPNIYDIPKAMPSVPQAGKEPRKADGASENSMDHNSSWFSRRATSLSPESDRLSISSSDSRASVISSCSSTSTDSSSGSFSEEAVKELSLDLDLAKETVTALQHKVASSVAGLMLFVSRKWRFRDYLEANIDAIRRAANHIEESLREFLDFACRVCGIACNLTDSNLEARIKDQLQTISNSYHILLETKESLDSCDWPLEVLVTDTAQNSLDDLERFVMVARLVPEDIKRFASIVIANARLLFKQNCGKVETVQLTPNAEFKLAKCIQLPQRERESYQRGAPSNEERESERSPELLKKNRTNVCEQKLPNLEEKEKPILEERLDENKDLETQNPSCLVPRSLSQQTPEKKIHLSEHCRLYFGALVKAIGVFTSSLSNSQPPEIFITQSKLIIMVGQKLVDTLCKETHERDVRNEILCGSSHLCSLLKNLALATKHAVLKYPSPAALGQLQAEAEKLEQHTRQFRGTLE
- the CASS4 gene encoding cas scaffolding protein family member 4 isoform X2 — its product is MNTLLAKALYDNQPDCSDELAFCRGDILTILEQNVPESEGWWKCLLHGRQGLAPANRLQILTEAPADRLCPPCLRGLEEALTSSKENYQVPTLLSPPPPGPVYEQMKSWVEGPPPPTIQVYEFPDLPASARIVCEKTLSFPKQALLTIPRPAWASLPTLPSQVYDVPAQSRGPPALKEPEKQQVYDIPASPQKAVLGAPAGQPGGQSVPLTSTIALRRGGYNTLPSPQKSEWIYDTPVSPEKANIRNVSLTSFVEESECHALPKYMSSFQSPLNSRERSLTPHLHKNAPMQKKLSLPEIPSYSFPAPRDTFPLDEAVSYKVPSSFLIPRVEQQNTRPNIYDIPKAMPSVPQAGKEPRKADGASENSMDHNSSWFSRRATSLSPESDRLSISSSDSRASVISSCSSTSTDSSSGSFSEEAVKELSLDLDLAKETVTALQHKVASSVAGLMLFVSRKWRFRDYLEANIDAIRRAANHIEESLREFLDFACRVCGIACNLTDSNLEARIKDQLQTISNSYHILLETKESLDSCDWPLEVLVTDTAQNSLDDLERFVMVARLVPEDIKRFASIVIANARLLFKQNCGKVETVQLTPNAEFKLAKCIQLPQRERESYQRGAPSNEERESERSPELLKKNRTNVCEQKLPNLEEKEKPILEERLDENKDLETQNPSCLVPRSLSQQTPEKKIHLSEHCRLYFGALVKAIGVFTSSLSNSQPPEIFITQSKLIIMVGQKLVDTLCKETHERDVRNEILCGSSHLCSLLKNLALATKHAVLKYPSPAALGQLQAEAEKLEQHTRQFRGTLE